A genomic segment from Candidatus Brocadia sinica JPN1 encodes:
- a CDS encoding site-2 protease family protein, translating to MSLEEFNPANFFGKARIHVLLFIATFLTTYYVNGLWYSITIMTILLSHELGHFFMCRKYHVAATMPYFLPLPFPPFGTFGAVIKMKGLIPDKRALFDIGATGPLIGLLFSIPAIIIGLFLSDVRPVPSDSSQYLGLGEPILFSFIAKLVLGNLPEGMDIYLHPVAFAGWAGLFVTALNLLPIGQLDGGHIMYALLGKKSKIVYTIGILIFCVIAILLYPGWMVFAVLLLLFGFRHPAPIDEHTTLDPKRRILGIILFIIFFVSFTPVPLKL from the coding sequence ATGTCACTAGAAGAATTCAATCCAGCAAACTTCTTTGGCAAGGCTCGCATCCATGTCTTGCTCTTTATTGCAACGTTTTTGACCACGTATTATGTTAATGGATTATGGTACTCCATTACCATAATGACGATTCTTCTTTCTCATGAATTGGGACACTTTTTCATGTGCCGAAAGTATCATGTTGCAGCCACGATGCCCTATTTTCTCCCCCTTCCGTTTCCGCCCTTTGGCACCTTTGGGGCAGTGATCAAGATGAAGGGGCTTATACCGGACAAAAGGGCTTTATTCGACATTGGTGCAACTGGCCCCCTGATTGGACTTTTATTTTCCATTCCGGCAATCATTATTGGACTCTTCCTCTCTGATGTGCGTCCCGTACCCAGCGATTCCTCCCAATACCTCGGACTCGGAGAACCGATTCTGTTCTCATTTATTGCCAAACTCGTATTGGGAAATCTCCCTGAAGGTATGGATATCTATCTTCACCCTGTTGCCTTTGCCGGGTGGGCGGGTTTGTTTGTTACAGCGCTCAATCTACTGCCGATCGGACAGCTTGACGGCGGGCACATCATGTACGCCTTGTTGGGTAAAAAAAGTAAAATTGTTTATACGATAGGTATTCTTATTTTTTGTGTAATTGCCATATTGCTGTATCCGGGATGGATGGTCTTTGCCGTATTGCTTTTGCTTTTTGGATTCCGACACCCCGCCCCTATAGACGAACACACCACACTCGACCCCAAACGTAGGATACTCGGCATTATCCTGTTTATCATATTTTTCGTATCCTTTACCCCAGTGCCACTTAAATTATAA
- a CDS encoding B12-binding domain-containing radical SAM protein: MKILLIFPPSWHPSQPYLSLPSLTAFLRQSGVCDVVQRDINIELLDVLLTEKTCGEFYQRIVDKLRRMDTMRAAPHWGAAPGEREKRQALVHAVETIPDIMKKVESAKRTLRSEGFYDLDRYIESINVVNEVLGIISTLYYPSSLTALNNDMRYSVYSSQEIFKALDNEEENIFLNLYKDYFLPSILEFSPKLVGISITSTSQIIPGLTLAKLIKDRNKEVHITIGGSVFTKLIENLKKVDSLFSIVDSFVVFEGEHALLELAGQVDGKRDFKKVPNLIYRENNATRINEPFYAEDLNRLPTPDFDGLPLRLYHAPASVLPVQTSRGCYYRKCAFCNLHLDHRNFRLRKADLLLEDINKLSQKYHTPYFFFTDESVPVNQLREISQGLLENKWDIKWMGGVRFENALNDDALGKMYKSGCQKLVFGLESYNQRVLDLMKKGIKADIVKRILDGCLKVGIAFHLYIIIGFPTETEKEALETLDFVLRKEYLDSPGFSCLPSLFGMEKDSPITQNPSEYGLASIMAPGGEDLGLGYFYEVVQGMSPEEAERMYQYVISQLSESLCPFPYNYSMSDGLLYITHNKGKCFH, translated from the coding sequence ATGAAAATACTGCTCATATTCCCACCGTCGTGGCACCCTTCACAGCCCTACCTCAGTTTACCCTCTTTAACGGCTTTTTTAAGACAAAGCGGTGTATGTGACGTCGTCCAGAGAGATATTAACATTGAGTTACTGGATGTTCTCCTTACGGAAAAGACTTGTGGTGAATTTTATCAGAGGATTGTTGATAAATTAAGACGCATGGATACTATGAGAGCGGCGCCCCACTGGGGAGCTGCTCCTGGTGAACGTGAAAAACGCCAGGCCCTGGTTCATGCAGTGGAAACAATTCCTGATATTATGAAAAAGGTAGAATCTGCGAAACGTACCTTAAGGTCAGAGGGTTTTTACGATCTCGATCGGTACATTGAAAGTATTAATGTTGTTAATGAAGTTCTCGGGATCATATCAACCCTGTACTATCCCTCATCGCTGACCGCGCTCAACAACGATATGCGGTATTCTGTGTATTCCTCTCAGGAAATTTTTAAGGCACTGGATAATGAGGAAGAAAATATCTTCCTTAATCTTTATAAAGACTATTTTCTTCCTTCTATCCTGGAGTTCTCTCCAAAATTAGTGGGTATTTCCATTACCAGCACTTCTCAGATCATTCCGGGGCTCACCCTTGCAAAACTGATAAAGGACCGCAACAAAGAGGTTCACATTACCATAGGAGGAAGTGTTTTTACGAAGCTCATTGAAAATTTGAAGAAGGTGGATAGCCTCTTTTCGATTGTGGATAGCTTTGTTGTTTTTGAAGGCGAGCATGCCTTGCTGGAACTTGCAGGGCAGGTCGATGGTAAGAGGGATTTTAAAAAGGTACCCAATCTGATTTATCGGGAAAACAACGCCACCAGGATCAATGAGCCATTTTATGCGGAAGACCTGAATAGGCTTCCTACGCCCGACTTTGATGGGCTTCCCCTGAGGCTTTACCATGCCCCTGCATCCGTCCTTCCCGTGCAAACATCAAGGGGGTGTTATTACAGGAAATGTGCCTTTTGTAACCTGCATCTTGACCATAGGAATTTTCGATTGCGGAAGGCGGATTTACTCCTGGAAGATATCAATAAACTCTCGCAAAAATACCATACGCCATATTTTTTCTTTACTGACGAATCCGTTCCCGTCAATCAATTGCGGGAGATATCTCAAGGCCTGCTGGAAAACAAATGGGATATAAAATGGATGGGAGGGGTGCGATTTGAAAATGCCCTTAATGATGACGCGCTGGGGAAGATGTATAAATCCGGATGTCAAAAATTGGTTTTTGGCCTGGAATCATACAATCAACGTGTGTTGGATTTAATGAAAAAGGGGATAAAGGCGGACATTGTGAAAAGGATATTGGATGGATGCCTGAAAGTAGGCATAGCATTCCACCTCTATATAATTATTGGATTTCCAACTGAAACCGAAAAAGAGGCATTGGAGACACTTGATTTTGTACTCAGGAAAGAATATCTGGATTCGCCGGGTTTTTCCTGCCTGCCGTCCCTTTTTGGAATGGAAAAGGATTCTCCGATTACTCAAAATCCCTCGGAATACGGGCTGGCGAGCATCATGGCGCCCGGAGGAGAGGATTTGGGATTAGGTTATTTTTACGAAGTAGTGCAGGGCATGTCGCCGGAAGAAGCTGAGAGGATGTATCAATACGTTATCAGTCAATTAAGTGAGAGTCTCTGCCCCTTTCCGTATAATTATTCAATGTCCGATGGGCTGTTATATATTACTCACAATAAAGGAAAATGTTTTCATTAA
- the mnmA gene encoding tRNA 2-thiouridine(34) synthase MnmA yields MKTKVVIAMSGGVDSSVAAHFLVEQGYEVIGLFMRLGIDKLDSITKTKVCCSLEDANDARSVADQLGIQFHVLNFKDAFNRIIDTFCTEYLNGRTPNPCILCNQELKFGRLLDFARMLNADFIATGHYARVERSKDRYILKKGIDARKDQSYVLFSLTQEQLSRTLFPLGTINKESVREVAKNLNLKTKDKPESQDICFVLDNNYHTLLYERFGNCITPGPIKDTQGNILGEHPGAPFFTIGQRKGLGVALGTPRYVVDINPRENTVVIGTDDELLEDELMASDLNWIPLDKLDTPLKVQVKIRYNHVPAHATVYPYKPDKVRVVFEEPQRAITPGQAVVFYDNDAVVGGGWIERKNVENI; encoded by the coding sequence ATGAAGACAAAAGTTGTTATTGCCATGAGCGGTGGCGTTGACAGCAGTGTTGCCGCACATTTTCTAGTCGAACAGGGCTATGAGGTCATCGGCCTATTCATGCGTCTGGGTATTGACAAACTTGACTCCATAACCAAGACAAAAGTCTGCTGTAGCCTTGAGGATGCAAATGATGCCAGAAGTGTCGCAGATCAGCTGGGTATTCAATTCCATGTCTTAAACTTTAAGGACGCCTTTAATCGCATCATCGATACCTTTTGCACCGAATACCTCAATGGCAGAACGCCCAACCCGTGTATTCTCTGCAATCAGGAACTCAAATTTGGCCGGTTGTTGGATTTTGCAAGGATGCTAAATGCCGATTTTATCGCAACCGGACACTATGCAAGGGTGGAAAGGTCAAAGGACAGGTATATCCTGAAAAAAGGCATTGATGCCCGTAAAGATCAATCCTATGTGTTGTTTTCATTAACTCAGGAACAACTCTCGAGAACCCTCTTTCCATTAGGTACGATAAATAAGGAGTCTGTTCGCGAAGTGGCCAAGAACTTAAATTTAAAAACCAAGGACAAACCGGAAAGCCAGGATATCTGTTTCGTCCTGGATAATAACTATCACACCCTTTTATACGAAAGGTTCGGAAATTGTATAACTCCAGGACCTATCAAAGATACCCAGGGAAATATTTTAGGAGAACACCCCGGAGCACCATTCTTTACCATTGGACAACGTAAGGGACTCGGTGTTGCCCTGGGAACACCACGATATGTGGTCGATATTAATCCACGGGAAAATACTGTTGTGATTGGCACCGATGACGAACTTCTGGAAGACGAATTGATGGCATCAGATCTAAATTGGATACCTCTTGATAAACTTGATACACCGTTGAAAGTACAGGTGAAGATACGATACAATCACGTCCCGGCACACGCTACCGTTTATCCTTACAAACCAGATAAGGTACGTGTCGTGTTCGAAGAACCACAGAGGGCTATTACGCCAGGGCAAGCAGTTGTTTTTTATGATAATGATGCAGTCGTCGGTGGGGGATGGATAGAAAGAAAAAACGTGGAAAATATTTAG
- a CDS encoding PAS domain S-box protein — translation MFSLKSIKNKLILILLVCSFTPLLLLRFMAFPKAQKDLEEALIRNLEGVKQKQTEIVKMWFGERKHDAKIVSKNVSAVWERSVDGRSRDFSKLYEYIEMIKTEYGYKSVYIISRDGTVLVSTEREQVGSNIMSHDYCREALNGRIFISRIQRLLPGEGENKKGDGDEPMMFISAPLIGSDNLMFGAVILKVTTLPLSEIMKSAKLGKTGETFLINREGFMLTESRFVDAIKKAGLVYQRTALELRVVNPHTGKLTDGAQKCLNGKDGYDMEGYINYDGRKVLGAWCWIPEHNCGLLAQINIKEGYGAAYSLKRFVLSMLLVLAFPLLLAAFYFGKRISDPILNITEVTKKITSGDLGQRVKGSGKKDEISELSQSFNIMAESLEEKTVKLKNYTIDLENTVKERTLKLQETTNFLNSILAGSTEYSIIAQDLNGNILAFNAGASLIYGYGPEEVIGIANVRDLHTAEDVQLGKVEYILDVARRTGRYEGEVVRRRKNGEIFPVHVTFTLRRNENGYPIGFVVISKDITKEKLVALEKEIVNNVNKVIASGLEIKEVYKNIYLELKRMIDFTWFGVASLIDGTEITENFNIVEGELLSTDWFASCQSPFHATAQGIAMKKGVPVVVADTVGGEYQFDRELCEKGIHAYLCFPLKLKGITTGAITLGSKKKDAFTEVHFGLLNQITPQLAIAIENTRLFLSIRESEKKYRDLVENAPEMIHEISLEGKFINVNKTELNKLGYSIEEMRQMTLEDIVPGECREEIKRHMKRIKETGSSELETVFLAKSGKEINVEINGTGLYNTKTGESICVRAFVRDITERKKMEEQVRRSEKLASMGELAAAIAHEIRNPLGAICNSVGILDTHLKLTGQDKNLLEMIVGQSERLDRIISDFLTFAHPREPSFSLQDIREVVKNTIFLLEQDSRCTDQIEIKEIYESILPKVYIDTDLIHQVLWNLFINSLQAMPNGGQIRIMVRKTSLFLRDAVEIVISDTGGGIPAHELDKIFEPFYTTKSEGTGLGLSVVQRIIDDHGGTIDAKSKEGKGTTFYIKLPVGNEKLAIQSTFLMG, via the coding sequence ATGTTTTCATTAAAGTCTATTAAAAACAAGCTCATACTGATACTTTTAGTATGTTCATTTACGCCATTACTGTTGTTGCGTTTTATGGCCTTCCCCAAGGCACAAAAGGATCTGGAAGAGGCCTTGATACGAAACTTGGAGGGGGTAAAGCAAAAACAGACAGAAATTGTAAAAATGTGGTTTGGCGAAAGGAAGCATGACGCAAAGATTGTCAGTAAAAATGTCTCTGCCGTATGGGAACGAAGTGTGGATGGCAGGAGCAGGGATTTTTCAAAGCTCTATGAATATATCGAGATGATTAAAACAGAGTACGGGTATAAATCCGTATATATTATCTCACGGGATGGCACAGTGCTTGTGTCCACAGAGAGGGAACAGGTGGGTTCTAACATTATGAGCCATGATTATTGCAGAGAGGCGTTGAATGGACGTATTTTTATATCCAGAATTCAACGTCTTCTTCCGGGCGAAGGCGAGAACAAAAAGGGTGATGGTGACGAACCGATGATGTTTATATCAGCTCCGCTCATTGGTTCTGACAACCTTATGTTCGGGGCGGTTATTCTCAAGGTAACAACATTACCACTCAGCGAAATTATGAAAAGTGCGAAACTGGGAAAGACAGGGGAAACCTTTCTCATCAACAGAGAGGGCTTTATGCTCACGGAGTCGAGATTTGTTGATGCGATAAAAAAGGCTGGCCTGGTTTACCAAAGGACGGCATTAGAGTTAAGGGTGGTAAATCCCCATACAGGAAAACTCACAGATGGCGCTCAAAAATGTCTGAACGGTAAAGACGGATACGATATGGAAGGTTATATAAATTACGATGGCAGGAAGGTGCTGGGGGCATGGTGCTGGATTCCGGAGCATAATTGTGGTTTACTTGCGCAGATCAATATCAAGGAAGGGTATGGGGCGGCTTACAGCTTGAAAAGATTTGTTCTTTCAATGCTGCTGGTGTTGGCTTTCCCATTGCTCCTGGCCGCATTTTACTTCGGCAAACGGATTTCAGATCCCATCCTCAATATAACAGAGGTAACGAAAAAAATCACCAGCGGAGATCTGGGACAACGGGTAAAAGGGAGTGGCAAAAAAGATGAAATTAGTGAATTGTCGCAGTCGTTTAATATTATGGCGGAATCTTTAGAGGAAAAAACGGTCAAATTAAAGAATTATACGATTGATCTTGAAAATACCGTAAAAGAGAGAACCCTTAAGCTGCAGGAGACAACGAATTTTTTAAATAGTATTTTGGCTGGTTCAACGGAATATTCAATTATTGCGCAGGATTTGAATGGAAATATCCTTGCGTTTAATGCGGGAGCAAGCCTGATTTATGGCTATGGACCGGAAGAAGTGATTGGAATAGCCAATGTGAGAGATCTTCATACTGCCGAAGATGTGCAGTTAGGGAAGGTGGAGTATATTCTGGATGTGGCGCGGAGAACGGGCCGATATGAGGGAGAGGTTGTAAGAAGGAGGAAAAACGGCGAGATATTTCCTGTTCATGTCACTTTTACATTACGACGCAATGAAAATGGGTATCCAATCGGGTTTGTAGTAATATCAAAAGACATTACAAAAGAGAAATTGGTGGCGCTTGAAAAAGAAATTGTAAATAATGTCAATAAGGTAATTGCATCGGGTTTAGAGATTAAAGAAGTTTATAAAAATATTTACCTTGAACTGAAACGCATGATCGATTTTACCTGGTTCGGTGTCGCGAGTCTCATCGATGGGACAGAAATTACGGAGAATTTCAATATTGTTGAGGGGGAATTATTATCCACTGATTGGTTCGCAAGCTGTCAGTCTCCATTTCATGCAACGGCACAGGGTATTGCCATGAAGAAGGGCGTGCCCGTTGTTGTTGCAGATACGGTTGGGGGAGAATATCAGTTTGATCGGGAATTATGCGAGAAGGGTATACATGCATATTTGTGTTTTCCATTGAAATTAAAAGGAATTACCACGGGAGCTATTACGCTGGGGAGCAAAAAAAAAGATGCTTTTACGGAGGTGCATTTTGGATTATTGAATCAAATTACACCACAATTAGCTATTGCCATCGAAAATACAAGACTTTTCCTGTCGATAAGGGAATCAGAAAAGAAATATCGGGATCTGGTGGAAAACGCGCCGGAAATGATCCATGAAATCAGTCTCGAAGGGAAATTTATTAACGTAAATAAGACGGAATTGAATAAATTGGGGTATTCAATAGAAGAGATGAGGCAGATGACGCTTGAAGATATTGTGCCAGGTGAATGCCGCGAGGAAATAAAGAGACATATGAAACGGATCAAAGAAACCGGGAGCAGTGAATTAGAAACGGTATTTCTGGCAAAATCAGGAAAGGAAATCAATGTCGAGATTAACGGAACAGGTCTTTATAATACCAAAACGGGCGAAAGTATTTGTGTGAGGGCATTTGTAAGGGATATTACAGAAAGGAAAAAGATGGAGGAGCAGGTACGGAGATCTGAAAAATTGGCCTCAATGGGTGAACTTGCCGCGGCAATTGCACATGAGATCAGAAATCCCCTTGGTGCGATCTGCAACTCGGTGGGAATTCTGGACACCCATTTGAAACTGACGGGGCAGGATAAGAATCTCCTGGAGATGATCGTTGGGCAATCTGAAAGATTGGATAGGATTATCAGCGATTTCTTAACCTTTGCGCATCCGCGTGAACCTTCCTTTTCTCTTCAGGATATTCGGGAAGTAGTTAAAAATACCATTTTCCTGTTAGAGCAGGATAGCCGATGTACTGACCAGATCGAGATAAAGGAGATTTATGAAAGCATATTGCCGAAGGTATATATTGATACGGATTTAATCCACCAGGTATTGTGGAATTTGTTTATAAATTCTCTGCAGGCTATGCCAAATGGGGGACAGATCAGGATAATGGTAAGGAAAACTAGTCTCTTTTTACGAGATGCTGTGGAGATTGTGATATCAGATACTGGGGGAGGTATACCTGCCCATGAGTTGGATAAAATATTTGAACCTTTTTATACGACGAAATCAGAAGGCACAGGCTTGGGTCTCTCAGTGGTCCAGCGTATTATTGATGACCACGGGGGAACTATTGATGCGAAGAGTAAAGAGGGCAAGGGGACAACCTTTTATATTAAGTTGCCTGTCGGAAATGAAAAATTGGCAATCCAGAGTACCTTTTTAATGGGATGA
- a CDS encoding argininosuccinate synthase — MSEQRKKVVLAYSGGLDTSVAIKWIPEKYNMDVITVTIDLGAVKDLDAIREKALKIGAKKAIVIDAKDTFVKYFIFPALQAGALYEGVYPLATALGRPLIAKLLADVAHEEKADAVAHGCTGKGNDQVRLDVSLQVLNPKLQIIAPVREWKMTRDEEIRYAEEHNIPVEAKIKSPYSTDENLWGRSIECGILEDPWAEPPEEVYKWTKNANDAPDAPEYMEIHFEKGVPVAINDEEMDGVTIINTLNARGGKHGVGRIDHLENRLVGIKSREIYESPAAIILHTAHKSLEGMIMTKDALRFKDIVSSHYADLIYNGLWFSAFHQDLVAYVLSSQRLMKGTIRMKLTKGTCTVVGRKSPMSLYSEKLATYQKEDTFDHSASLGFIKIYGLPVKIQAQKQMDVLAGREALHLDSIMPPKVKSLGKAEGDKKR; from the coding sequence ATGTCTGAACAACGGAAAAAGGTGGTGCTGGCCTACTCGGGCGGTTTGGATACCTCGGTGGCAATCAAGTGGATTCCCGAAAAATATAACATGGATGTTATTACAGTGACCATTGATCTTGGCGCCGTAAAGGACCTGGATGCCATCCGGGAAAAGGCTTTAAAGATTGGGGCTAAAAAGGCGATTGTCATTGATGCAAAGGATACGTTTGTCAAATATTTTATCTTTCCAGCATTGCAGGCGGGTGCCTTATACGAGGGTGTTTATCCGTTGGCAACGGCCTTAGGGAGACCACTGATTGCAAAATTGTTGGCAGATGTGGCACATGAAGAAAAGGCAGATGCCGTGGCACATGGTTGTACAGGGAAAGGGAATGACCAGGTACGTCTGGATGTATCCTTGCAGGTATTGAATCCTAAGTTGCAAATCATTGCCCCGGTACGTGAGTGGAAGATGACGCGTGATGAAGAGATCAGATATGCCGAGGAACATAATATTCCGGTAGAGGCAAAGATCAAGAGTCCGTACAGTACGGATGAAAATCTCTGGGGGAGAAGCATTGAGTGTGGGATACTGGAAGACCCTTGGGCTGAACCACCGGAGGAAGTCTACAAATGGACAAAGAATGCAAATGATGCCCCGGATGCACCTGAATACATGGAGATTCATTTTGAAAAGGGGGTCCCTGTGGCTATTAACGACGAAGAAATGGATGGGGTTACCATTATCAATACCTTGAATGCGAGGGGTGGAAAGCACGGTGTTGGCCGTATTGATCATTTAGAGAACCGACTGGTAGGTATTAAGTCTAGGGAGATTTATGAATCTCCAGCTGCTATCATATTACACACGGCCCACAAGTCGTTGGAAGGTATGATTATGACAAAAGATGCCTTGCGGTTTAAGGATATTGTCTCTTCGCACTATGCGGATTTGATTTATAATGGACTCTGGTTTTCTGCCTTTCACCAGGATCTGGTAGCGTATGTGTTAAGCAGTCAGAGGCTTATGAAGGGGACGATCCGCATGAAATTAACAAAAGGGACATGCACCGTTGTGGGACGTAAATCACCGATGTCCCTTTATAGCGAAAAATTGGCCACGTATCAGAAAGAAGATACCTTTGATCACAGCGCCTCTCTTGGGTTTATTAAGATATATGGTTTACCGGTAAAGATACAGGCCCAAAAGCAAATGGATGTTTTAGCAGGGAGGGAGGCATTACATCTGGATTCAATCATGCCGCCGAAGGTTAAATCTCTAGGCAAGGCAGAGGGGGATAAAAAAAGGTGA
- a CDS encoding pyridoxal phosphate-dependent aminotransferase — protein sequence MALSRIAREVKTSATLAITAKAKQLAVKGIDVVGFGAGEPDFDTPENVKNAAIKAIKDGYTKYTPTAGAPVLKEAICEKLFKENHLKYNPSQIIVSAGAKQAILNIVLVLCDTGDEAIIPTPYWVSYPEMVVMAGATPVFLKTTDKEHFKITKESLARAITPRSKLLFMNSPSNPTGMVYTKEELQEIVSFAVEKGLYVISDEIYEKILYDGAKHFSPASFHEECYKKVVTINGFSKVYSMTGWRLGYAAGPEEIIKAATNIQDHTTSGANSITQLAGVEALKGSQDSVGMMVREFDRRRKYTVERLNAIKGVSCLLPQGAFYAFPNVSDLYKKKIGGQSVTNSFDLVNLLLEKAHVAFVPGAPFGSDEYIRISYATSMGNIEKGIDRFEKFLGS from the coding sequence ATGGCGTTATCCAGGATTGCCAGGGAGGTAAAGACATCGGCAACGCTTGCCATCACCGCCAAGGCCAAACAACTAGCGGTAAAAGGCATCGATGTAGTTGGCTTTGGCGCAGGAGAACCTGACTTCGATACACCTGAAAATGTGAAAAATGCAGCCATCAAGGCAATTAAAGACGGCTACACGAAATACACCCCTACCGCAGGTGCACCGGTATTAAAGGAAGCCATTTGCGAAAAACTTTTCAAGGAAAATCACTTAAAATATAATCCCTCACAGATTATCGTATCTGCCGGGGCAAAACAAGCCATTCTGAATATTGTCCTCGTTTTATGTGACACCGGAGACGAAGCTATCATTCCAACTCCCTATTGGGTAAGTTATCCGGAAATGGTGGTCATGGCAGGTGCAACCCCCGTATTTCTGAAGACTACAGACAAGGAACATTTCAAGATTACCAAGGAATCCCTAGCCAGGGCAATCACACCAAGGTCAAAATTACTCTTTATGAACAGTCCCAGTAATCCAACGGGTATGGTTTATACCAAAGAGGAACTTCAGGAAATCGTAAGCTTTGCCGTAGAAAAAGGACTTTACGTCATCTCCGATGAAATTTACGAAAAGATATTATACGACGGCGCCAAACATTTCAGCCCGGCATCATTTCATGAGGAATGTTATAAAAAGGTCGTTACGATAAACGGTTTTTCAAAGGTATATTCCATGACGGGCTGGCGTTTAGGTTATGCCGCAGGTCCCGAAGAAATCATTAAGGCAGCAACCAATATACAGGACCATACAACTTCCGGAGCCAACTCTATTACCCAACTGGCAGGTGTAGAGGCGCTGAAAGGCAGTCAGGATTCTGTGGGAATGATGGTACGTGAATTTGATAGACGAAGAAAATATACCGTTGAGCGGCTCAATGCCATAAAAGGGGTGTCGTGTTTACTTCCGCAAGGGGCCTTTTATGCCTTCCCCAATGTGTCTGATTTGTACAAAAAGAAGATTGGCGGACAGTCCGTCACAAACTCTTTTGATTTAGTAAACCTGTTACTCGAAAAGGCACATGTTGCCTTTGTCCCCGGCGCCCCCTTTGGGTCTGATGAATACATCAGGATTTCCTATGCAACCTCCATGGGAAATATTGAAAAAGGGATAGACCGGTTTGAGAAATTTTTGGGCAGCTAG
- a CDS encoding FAD-binding oxidoreductase, with protein MDAVTIKKPKTTALIEELHRLIGRENVLHALEDRICYSYDGSKQKYVPDVVVRPQSTRHVSSTLQFANEHEIPVYPRGAGSGLTGGAVPVKGGIVLDFTQMNHILEIIPEDLTATVEPGVVTQTLQKEVAKYKLFYPPDPASAPFSTIGGNVAECSGGITGLKYGVTRDYILSLEVVLADGSIIHTGRKTLKSVTGYDLTRLFVGSEGTLGIFTQITVKLLPLPEKAETLLVFFAEPQDAVLAANQIISNSLLPRALEFIDKSSIACIKGYKQEIQIPAEVNAILLIDIDGNDTSVKTEVSLIEKIVTENHALMVSSAKNPQERDALWEVRRAISPALYHIAPYKINEDICVPRSQILEMLHRINDINKRYPSLKVASFGHIGDGNIHVNVMYHEGEQQRLLAERMIEEILRNTVKLGGTISGEHGIGNVKSRFLSLEVPPQELQIMKDIKHLLDPKGILNPGKMFLE; from the coding sequence ATGGATGCTGTTACAATTAAAAAGCCAAAAACGACTGCATTAATAGAAGAGCTGCATCGGCTCATCGGAAGAGAAAATGTGCTTCACGCACTGGAAGACCGGATATGTTATTCATACGATGGCTCCAAACAAAAATATGTGCCAGACGTTGTTGTACGGCCACAATCTACCCGACACGTTTCCAGCACATTACAGTTTGCAAATGAGCATGAAATACCTGTTTATCCCAGGGGTGCAGGCTCAGGGCTTACCGGTGGAGCTGTACCGGTAAAAGGGGGGATTGTATTAGATTTCACCCAAATGAATCACATACTGGAGATCATTCCTGAAGACCTCACAGCTACCGTGGAACCGGGAGTGGTCACCCAAACACTACAAAAGGAGGTAGCTAAATACAAACTCTTTTATCCACCAGACCCTGCCAGCGCCCCATTCTCTACCATAGGCGGCAATGTGGCTGAATGTTCAGGCGGAATCACGGGTCTAAAATATGGTGTTACACGAGATTATATTCTATCACTGGAGGTTGTCCTTGCCGATGGAAGTATCATCCATACGGGTCGCAAGACCTTGAAGAGCGTTACGGGTTATGATCTCACCCGTCTGTTTGTTGGTTCAGAGGGTACGCTGGGCATTTTTACGCAGATCACAGTAAAACTGCTTCCACTCCCGGAAAAGGCTGAAACACTTTTAGTCTTTTTTGCAGAGCCGCAGGATGCGGTTTTAGCCGCAAACCAGATCATCTCCAATAGTCTCTTGCCCCGGGCACTTGAATTTATTGACAAATCAAGTATTGCCTGTATTAAGGGATATAAGCAGGAAATTCAAATCCCTGCTGAAGTGAATGCCATTTTGCTCATAGATATTGATGGAAACGATACCAGTGTTAAAACAGAAGTTTCTCTCATAGAAAAAATTGTTACAGAAAATCATGCACTGATGGTTAGCTCCGCAAAAAATCCTCAGGAACGGGACGCACTCTGGGAAGTAAGGCGCGCCATATCACCCGCACTTTATCATATAGCACCTTATAAAATCAATGAAGACATCTGCGTTCCACGGAGCCAGATATTAGAAATGTTGCACAGAATAAACGATATCAACAAACGATATCCTTCCTTAAAAGTTGCTTCCTTCGGGCATATTGGGGATGGCAATATTCACGTAAATGTTATGTACCACGAAGGGGAGCAGCAACGGTTACTGGCAGAAAGGATGATTGAGGAAATCCTCCGTAATACCGTTAAACTTGGTGGAACTATTTCCGGAGAACACGGAATAGGAAATGTAAAATCAAGATTTTTGTCACTTGAGGTACCACCACAAGAGTTGCAAATTATGAAAGATATTAAACACCTGCTGGATCCCAAGGGTATATTAAATCCAGGTAAAATGTTTTTAGAATAA